The Mytilus trossulus isolate FHL-02 chromosome 3, PNRI_Mtr1.1.1.hap1, whole genome shotgun sequence genome contains a region encoding:
- the LOC134710167 gene encoding uncharacterized protein LOC134710167 yields the protein MNGCNSIPPLVIAGFITTVLSFVLHLAGYVTSYWLAWFGENETHIGLWERCDHIKHIYNNCVNMSAIRDYSGMLTASQILESLALVAYVAAVVCATLHSFVVKQRSLFIVGAITNCIAGSIGLIGCIIFCTIRTVALDHLHFSFAFCVVAGIGGIVSGVLFIRAWKPGDLSLYEQFSLKTP from the exons ATGAACGGTTGTAATAGTATTCCTCCTTTAGTGATAGCTGGATTCATAACTACAGTGTTATCATTTGTTCTTCATTTGGCAGGATATGTAACATCGTATTGGTTAGCATGGTTTGGGGAAAACGAAACTCATATTGGACTTTGGGAAAGGTGTGATCATATCAAACACATTTACAATAATTGTGTCAATATGTCAG CCATTCGAGATTATTCTGGCATGTTAACAGCTTCTCAAATCCTGGAAAGTTTAGCTTTAGTTGCTTACGTTGCCGCTGTTGTGTGTGCAACACTACATTCATTTGTTGTGAAACAAAGATCGCTGTTCATAGTTGGAGCTATTACAAACTGCATTGCAg GAAGTATAGGTTTGATTGGATGCATCATCTTCTGCACTATAAGAACCGTTGCTTTAGATCACCTGCATTTTTCGTTTGCATTCTGTGTTGTAGCTGGTATCGGAGGAATTGTTTCTGGAGTGCTCTTTATCCGTGCATGGAAACCGGGCGACTTATCTCTTTACGAACAATTTAGTTTGAAGACACCTTAA